The Buttiauxella selenatireducens genome has a window encoding:
- a CDS encoding capsular biosynthesis protein: MNLNTGNYLQTYSFLTLMICGLVQYFTGVLAVLWIPFFLTLLMFMLLVMQTRYEKLQLDKQEIVVLTLYLIFLVLAGVSTLLQEGITDAIVGFKNEIALSLVMVCLLLGFCRESQVYRVIRSLYWVFYAQFPVVLYQLLFVVPQRVEVRGEEDKWDSVVGTFGGDPLGGGNTAAMGMFCLLIMLLKVSEFKHGLTSFKSMALHVILGFGLCIVGEVKFVILLSPILLALLWVMPSFVKGVNKVNIKALLFIFAGMALLIALAIVILASGYSTAFGSDPTQSSLAVFIDSLGYIFDPNYILPSGEVGRFTTLIFWLKNNDLWGLSGTLFGYGLNATNSGSIVSPGFLNLTYNLILDSTSLSMLLWEVGVVGTLLFIGLILYILKIVQPKALLAREQLDTQDLQLLSFAPAFSVFAISCLLSLPYSQILTITPMLQFLFYLSLGSSLIIRRSVYRFAEQ; this comes from the coding sequence ATGAATCTCAATACTGGGAATTATTTACAGACATACTCCTTCCTTACCCTGATGATTTGCGGGTTGGTTCAATATTTCACCGGTGTGTTGGCGGTGTTGTGGATCCCATTCTTCCTGACGTTGCTGATGTTCATGCTGCTGGTGATGCAAACCCGCTACGAAAAATTACAGCTGGATAAGCAAGAAATTGTGGTGCTGACACTGTATCTCATTTTCCTGGTATTGGCGGGAGTGTCCACCCTATTACAAGAAGGGATAACCGATGCGATTGTTGGCTTTAAAAATGAGATAGCACTTTCGCTGGTGATGGTCTGCCTGTTATTAGGATTCTGCCGTGAGTCGCAGGTTTATCGCGTAATCCGTTCTTTGTATTGGGTGTTTTACGCTCAATTCCCGGTCGTTCTTTATCAGTTGCTGTTTGTTGTACCCCAGCGTGTTGAGGTGCGTGGTGAAGAAGATAAATGGGACTCCGTAGTAGGAACCTTTGGTGGCGACCCACTGGGAGGCGGGAATACCGCAGCGATGGGGATGTTTTGCCTGTTGATTATGCTGTTAAAAGTCTCCGAATTTAAGCACGGTTTAACCAGTTTCAAATCGATGGCCTTGCACGTCATTTTGGGTTTTGGCTTGTGTATCGTCGGTGAAGTCAAATTTGTCATTCTGTTGTCACCCATACTGCTGGCGTTGCTATGGGTAATGCCCAGTTTCGTCAAAGGGGTGAACAAAGTGAATATCAAAGCACTGCTTTTTATATTCGCGGGGATGGCATTACTAATTGCGCTGGCTATCGTTATTTTAGCTTCTGGTTATTCCACGGCCTTTGGAAGCGACCCTACGCAAAGCTCACTGGCTGTTTTTATTGATTCACTCGGTTATATTTTTGACCCGAATTATATTCTGCCTTCAGGTGAAGTGGGGCGCTTTACCACACTGATCTTCTGGCTGAAGAATAACGACCTGTGGGGGCTTTCCGGAACGTTATTTGGTTACGGACTGAATGCGACAAACAGCGGAAGTATCGTTTCGCCAGGCTTCTTGAATCTCACTTATAATCTGATTCTCGATTCAACTTCTTTAAGTATGTTGCTCTGGGAAGTGGGCGTGGTGGGGACGCTGTTATTTATCGGTTTAATTCTCTACATCCTGAAAATTGTGCAACCTAAAGCTCTGTTAGCGCGCGAGCAATTAGACACACAAGACCTGCAATTACTCAGTTTTGCGCCTGCATTTAGTGTTTTTGCTATCAGTTGCTTATTGAGTTTGCCCTACAGTCAGATACTCACGATCACGCCAATGTTACAATTTTTATTCTATCTGTCACTGGGCTCCAGTCTGATTATTCGTCGATCCGTTTATCGTTTTGCGGAGCAATAA
- a CDS encoding glycosyltransferase family 4 protein: MKILLVNKFFYIKGGAETVYFQEREMLKQAGVDVIDFSMQHEKNFPSDYADYFVSNVDYHKGSNLLGGIKTAVNFIHNAEACKKMKALLEKERPDIVHFHNIYHQLTPSIIKIARDFGCKTVLTAHDYKIACPSYAMLRDGKVCDACITGSVYNAFKYRCYEGSASKSLLLSLEATWQFIAKNYQALDVIISPSEFLRGIIRHTLPNSRIDVIVNGIDDSQPFQDIEDQGYILFVGRISPEKGIQTLAQAHQLMRNKIPLKIVGNGPIYNDLVTQFPQAEFLGYVQQGEGLDALIKHARVIVVPSECNENCSMSVLEAMSFARPIVGSRIGGIPEQIRDGVDGALFEPGNAQELANILDDLAENPDKAHHMGLNAHQRLCDKYAMRNHMEALINLYQELLSKP, encoded by the coding sequence ATGAAAATTTTACTGGTGAATAAGTTTTTCTACATCAAAGGTGGTGCAGAAACGGTTTACTTCCAGGAACGCGAAATGCTGAAACAGGCTGGCGTCGACGTTATTGATTTCTCAATGCAGCACGAAAAAAACTTCCCTTCTGACTATGCAGACTATTTTGTCAGTAATGTCGATTATCATAAAGGAAGTAACCTGCTTGGTGGGATTAAGACGGCGGTAAACTTTATTCACAACGCTGAAGCCTGCAAAAAAATGAAGGCACTGCTTGAGAAAGAACGCCCAGATATTGTTCACTTTCATAACATCTACCATCAGCTAACCCCATCGATAATAAAGATTGCCCGGGATTTTGGCTGTAAAACGGTGTTAACCGCTCACGATTATAAGATTGCCTGTCCTTCCTACGCGATGTTGCGTGATGGCAAAGTCTGCGATGCCTGTATCACGGGGTCAGTTTACAATGCGTTTAAATATCGCTGCTACGAAGGGTCAGCATCCAAAAGCCTGCTGCTCTCTTTGGAAGCCACCTGGCAATTTATCGCGAAGAATTATCAGGCTCTGGATGTCATTATTTCGCCCAGTGAATTTTTGCGCGGAATCATAAGACATACGTTGCCCAATTCACGTATTGACGTGATTGTGAATGGTATTGATGACAGCCAGCCGTTCCAGGATATTGAAGACCAGGGCTATATACTCTTTGTCGGACGTATCAGTCCTGAAAAAGGGATTCAAACATTAGCGCAAGCACATCAGCTTATGCGCAATAAAATCCCGCTGAAAATCGTGGGTAATGGTCCAATTTATAATGACCTGGTGACGCAATTTCCACAGGCAGAATTCCTCGGTTATGTACAACAAGGCGAGGGATTAGATGCATTAATTAAGCACGCAAGAGTGATTGTTGTGCCTTCTGAATGTAATGAAAATTGCTCGATGTCAGTGTTAGAAGCCATGTCATTTGCGCGGCCCATTGTGGGGTCGCGTATTGGTGGGATCCCAGAACAAATACGTGACGGCGTTGATGGCGCTTTATTTGAGCCGGGAAATGCCCAGGAGCTGGCCAATATACTCGACGATCTGGCCGAAAATCCGGATAAAGCGCACCACATGGGATTAAATGCTCACCAGCGACTCTGCGATAAATACGCCATGCGTAATCATATGGAAGCGTTGATCAATTTGTATCAAGAATTGTTGAGCAAACCTTAA
- a CDS encoding GumC family protein, producing MKLSIVENGMKRESSIDFSRFAKEIKKNSWKILLAGVIAGAIAWPLISMMTSKYVSTATVLIKAQPDNVSPFPQVDGYDSTRNGYYETQYALMQSRIVLEQAVRNLKLDENPDFNGAKSDSKIANTPETQQVRIDNALKKLLKNLTVTPVRTTHLASISYESSSPELAAQIANGVAQAFIDYSAAQKRGNTLKAREINQKRMDELQKQIAEQKLAIDDYLKNQGLLTFRGVDGFETEQLSIVTNRLADATQRRVAAQSLYNEVRQRPGRSLDNVISLPVISDHAQIQHLRLALIQARSHLYELRKSYGPKHIKIQEAQAQVQAIQDQTNSVLRELETGLRQQYEAASADENNYQKQLDEQKNLFQNLASKRDGYNGLKLALDKTEDSYKTLYQRTQEQSLSGSDSDSDAVLYDPAVPAERPAKPNKPLLLVMVVLLVLAFSIMYFIVKSAMDSSINNLSQMKKRLNLEALGEIRRFNGLGSRAQIRDVIANNPMNADIIHSIRTRIMLDNRHLQAVSVTSADHGEGRTLLANLLANSFSFDQKTLLIDLDFSNKDGLSSELANPSAHGVAELLRGEATLENLCVKVNENLDFLARGNTSISSLLMLSSENLEHLMRELRSQYQRIIIDVAAVNQSQDSQLISRVIDGQIFMLKAGAPAEHITQALDKLESHHSVVIGAVINQVVDKNLETKEGLRSLNLQTNELMNGTGRL from the coding sequence ATGAAACTATCAATAGTAGAAAATGGCATGAAGCGAGAAAGCTCTATCGATTTCTCCCGGTTTGCCAAAGAAATTAAAAAGAACAGTTGGAAAATCCTCCTCGCCGGTGTGATTGCGGGGGCGATTGCCTGGCCATTAATCAGCATGATGACATCTAAGTATGTCTCGACGGCAACCGTGCTTATCAAAGCACAGCCGGATAACGTTTCTCCCTTCCCGCAGGTAGATGGTTATGACTCGACACGCAACGGGTATTACGAGACTCAGTATGCGCTGATGCAGTCACGTATTGTGCTGGAGCAAGCGGTGCGGAATTTGAAACTGGATGAAAATCCTGATTTCAATGGCGCCAAATCCGACAGCAAAATTGCGAACACTCCTGAGACTCAACAGGTGCGTATTGATAATGCGCTGAAAAAGCTGCTGAAGAATCTCACCGTCACCCCTGTTCGCACCACGCATCTGGCCTCGATTTCCTACGAGTCATCTTCTCCGGAACTTGCGGCTCAGATAGCCAATGGTGTCGCGCAGGCATTTATTGATTACAGCGCGGCGCAGAAGCGCGGCAATACGCTCAAAGCTCGTGAAATCAACCAGAAGCGAATGGACGAGCTTCAAAAGCAAATCGCCGAGCAGAAACTGGCCATTGACGACTATCTGAAGAATCAGGGCTTGTTGACTTTCCGCGGAGTGGATGGCTTTGAGACAGAGCAGTTAAGCATCGTCACTAACCGCCTGGCCGATGCGACTCAGCGCAGAGTGGCGGCGCAATCGCTGTACAACGAAGTCCGTCAACGCCCTGGGCGTTCGCTCGACAATGTCATCTCGCTGCCGGTGATTTCGGATCATGCTCAAATCCAGCATTTACGTCTTGCGCTGATACAGGCGAGAAGTCATCTGTACGAACTGCGCAAATCCTATGGTCCAAAACACATCAAGATTCAGGAAGCCCAGGCGCAAGTTCAGGCGATTCAGGATCAGACCAATAGTGTGCTGCGTGAGCTGGAAACCGGTCTGCGTCAACAATATGAGGCAGCGTCGGCGGACGAAAATAACTATCAGAAACAGCTGGATGAACAAAAAAATCTCTTCCAGAATCTGGCATCCAAACGTGACGGCTATAACGGCTTAAAACTGGCGTTGGATAAAACGGAAGATTCGTACAAAACGCTGTATCAGCGTACTCAGGAACAGTCGCTCTCAGGAAGTGATAGCGATTCAGATGCCGTACTGTATGACCCGGCAGTACCTGCTGAACGCCCAGCTAAACCGAACAAACCTTTGTTGCTGGTTATGGTGGTGCTGTTGGTTCTGGCCTTCAGTATTATGTACTTCATCGTCAAATCCGCGATGGACAGTTCCATTAATAATCTGAGCCAAATGAAAAAGCGCCTGAACCTCGAGGCATTAGGTGAGATTCGTCGCTTTAATGGGTTGGGGAGTCGTGCGCAAATTCGCGATGTTATCGCCAATAATCCGATGAACGCCGACATTATTCACAGCATTCGAACCCGTATCATGCTTGATAATCGCCATCTACAGGCGGTGTCAGTAACCTCGGCAGATCATGGAGAAGGCAGGACGTTGCTGGCGAATCTGTTGGCAAATTCATTCAGTTTTGACCAGAAAACACTGCTTATCGATCTCGACTTCTCCAACAAAGACGGCTTATCAAGCGAATTGGCCAATCCGTCGGCGCATGGGGTTGCTGAGTTGCTGCGTGGTGAAGCGACGCTTGAAAATCTGTGCGTCAAAGTGAATGAAAATCTGGATTTCCTCGCCCGAGGCAATACCTCGATCTCATCACTATTGATGCTGTCGTCTGAAAATCTGGAACATCTGATGCGTGAATTGCGTAGCCAATATCAACGCATAATCATTGACGTTGCTGCGGTGAATCAGAGCCAGGACAGCCAACTGATTAGCCGTGTCATTGACGGTCAGATTTTCATGCTCAAAGCCGGTGCGCCTGCGGAACATATCACCCAGGCGTTGGATAAACTCGAATCTCATCATTCGGTTGTTATTGGTGCCGTGATTAACCAGGTCGTTGATAAAAATCTTGAAACGAAAGAGGGATTACGCTCACTCAACCTTCAAACCAATGAATTGATGAACGGTACAGGCCGTCTATGA
- a CDS encoding undecaprenyl-phosphate glucose phosphotransferase, producing the protein MLRNSLKFTHGGYPVFIKLADFILINSILILSALLLSMESTSTVLMFSFLFSTAFLLFGEYTELYLHRPKNWSVRGQLRLILCSFLTVVFVEIVRLLAGGWQSVGYLNTLENEFIPVTLFWYAIPLFLLYLVHLIFLKYSTKKNIRVAIVGVTSNGLAAEAALLKEYSNVKLDLAFYDERDASRFSDLIDRINSPFKGSVSGLVEEAQAGRVDEIYIALPLVALERIRHFLAVMSDTTVDTYIVPDFNSYSTHMSELRSVHNLQTISILSSPFEGFGSFIKRAEDLVLGSIIMVLISSLLLVIGLGIKLTSRGPVFFKQDRYGLSGQRIKVWKFRTMSVMENSDSVVQATKGDPRVTRFGAFLRRTSLDELPQFFNVLQGSMSIVGPRPHAVTHNEQYRKQVENYMIRHKVKPGITGLAQINGYRGEIDALYKMEKRVQYDIEYIQSWSLWLDIKIIIKTIFKGFVGKNAY; encoded by the coding sequence ATGCTGAGAAATTCACTGAAGTTTACCCATGGAGGGTACCCAGTATTTATTAAGTTAGCGGATTTCATTCTTATTAACTCGATTTTAATATTGAGTGCATTGCTATTATCAATGGAATCGACTAGCACTGTATTAATGTTCAGCTTTCTCTTCTCTACCGCATTCTTGCTGTTTGGCGAATATACTGAGCTTTATCTCCATCGACCCAAAAACTGGAGTGTACGAGGTCAGTTGCGATTGATCTTATGCTCATTTCTCACGGTGGTTTTTGTTGAGATTGTCAGACTTTTAGCAGGTGGGTGGCAGTCAGTTGGGTATCTAAATACGCTGGAAAATGAATTTATCCCCGTTACCTTATTCTGGTACGCAATACCTCTTTTTTTGCTCTATTTAGTCCATTTAATTTTCCTCAAATACTCAACGAAAAAGAACATTCGCGTCGCTATTGTTGGGGTGACATCTAACGGCCTGGCAGCAGAAGCGGCGCTACTCAAAGAATATTCCAATGTGAAGCTAGATTTGGCGTTCTACGATGAACGCGATGCTTCGAGATTTAGCGATTTGATTGACCGAATCAACAGCCCCTTCAAAGGTTCAGTCAGCGGTCTGGTTGAAGAGGCGCAAGCAGGCAGAGTCGATGAAATCTATATCGCTTTACCGTTAGTTGCGCTGGAAAGGATTCGTCATTTCCTTGCTGTGATGTCCGACACCACGGTTGATACTTACATCGTGCCAGATTTTAACTCCTACAGCACTCATATGTCGGAGCTGCGTTCAGTCCATAACTTACAAACCATCAGTATTCTGAGTTCCCCCTTCGAAGGTTTTGGCTCCTTTATCAAGCGCGCCGAAGATTTGGTGCTGGGCAGCATTATCATGGTGCTGATTTCATCACTGTTGTTGGTGATTGGTCTCGGGATAAAACTGACCTCACGTGGGCCAGTCTTTTTCAAGCAAGACCGTTATGGTCTGAGTGGACAACGAATTAAGGTCTGGAAATTCCGTACGATGAGCGTTATGGAAAACTCAGATAGCGTCGTGCAAGCGACGAAAGGTGATCCACGTGTCACGCGCTTTGGCGCTTTTTTACGTCGCACGTCGCTTGATGAGCTACCGCAATTTTTTAATGTGTTACAAGGCAGTATGTCGATTGTTGGCCCAAGGCCACATGCCGTCACCCACAACGAGCAATATCGTAAACAAGTGGAAAACTACATGATTCGCCACAAAGTTAAGCCTGGGATCACAGGATTAGCGCAAATTAACGGCTATCGTGGAGAAATTGATGCACTTTATAAAATGGAAAAGCGCGTTCAGTACGATATTGAATACATCCAAAGCTGGTCGTTGTGGCTAGATATAAAAATTATTATAAAAACTATTTTCAAAGGATTTGTTGGGAAAAATGCATATTAA
- a CDS encoding lipopolysaccharide biosynthesis protein, protein MSLLRSASTIAGSSVISQLIGALSIWLISHKYDLAEVGLYALNYSIALIGAQVCTFASQLLIPKQHDDELAQNVVFCLLQSLIIALPYALLTAWLFNQNIFFLYLLTLSNTWILISENLSLRTANFGFLVFQRISVSVVVVLSVLLTTHVQAFYWAWAGLMMVLTIGCILRAFDIRTVQLEHLSPKNNLAFFNKHVHHITKVGSAEVLAMANSNLPIMLINFWFSALTAGYFSIVSRFCLAPVVIVGNAVRNTIFSKWSIDFRHNTFNFEEYKKVRLLLLVLGVVCTFGVFIFYPIVMHLGFSEDWINSIPTSRYMLPYLFPALAVCPLTVIELIFGSHRYFLRIQVEQLAIVLIAFVIVPYFYNDYATSIILFSVLTFVRYAFIYLKVNKRANLLKDRPVVL, encoded by the coding sequence ATGAGTTTACTGAGAAGCGCGTCCACGATTGCGGGGTCATCAGTCATTTCACAACTGATTGGTGCGCTGTCTATTTGGTTAATTTCACACAAATATGACCTGGCAGAAGTGGGGCTGTACGCGCTTAACTACAGTATTGCGTTGATTGGCGCTCAAGTTTGTACCTTTGCCTCACAGTTGTTAATTCCTAAGCAGCACGATGATGAACTGGCGCAAAACGTGGTGTTTTGCTTATTACAAAGTCTGATTATCGCGCTGCCTTATGCACTTCTTACCGCGTGGCTGTTTAACCAAAATATCTTCTTCCTTTATCTGCTCACACTGTCCAATACGTGGATTTTGATATCGGAGAACTTGTCATTACGTACGGCTAATTTTGGTTTTTTGGTCTTCCAGCGTATTTCTGTTTCCGTGGTCGTGGTGCTCTCCGTGCTGCTTACCACGCATGTTCAGGCATTTTACTGGGCGTGGGCTGGTTTGATGATGGTACTCACCATTGGCTGCATCCTTCGAGCCTTTGATATTCGCACTGTGCAACTGGAACATTTGAGTCCGAAAAATAACCTGGCATTCTTTAATAAGCACGTTCATCACATTACCAAAGTGGGCAGTGCGGAAGTGTTGGCAATGGCGAACAGTAACTTGCCGATCATGCTGATTAATTTTTGGTTCTCAGCGCTTACCGCGGGCTATTTTTCAATTGTGAGCCGCTTCTGCCTGGCACCGGTTGTTATCGTCGGGAACGCGGTGCGTAACACCATATTCTCAAAATGGTCGATAGATTTCCGACATAACACGTTTAACTTTGAAGAGTATAAAAAGGTTCGTTTGCTGCTTCTGGTGTTAGGCGTTGTGTGTACATTTGGGGTGTTTATTTTCTATCCTATCGTCATGCATCTTGGTTTTAGTGAAGACTGGATAAACTCGATCCCAACGTCACGCTATATGTTGCCTTATTTATTCCCGGCGCTGGCGGTTTGTCCGTTGACCGTGATTGAGCTGATCTTTGGATCTCACCGTTATTTCCTGCGGATCCAGGTTGAACAATTAGCGATTGTACTGATTGCATTTGTCATTGTGCCTTATTTTTATAACGACTATGCCACATCGATTATTCTGTTCTCTGTACTCACTTTCGTTCGTTATGCCTTTATTTATCTCAAAGTAAATAAACGCGCCAATCTTTTGAAAGACAGGCCGGTCGTATTATGA
- a CDS encoding YecA/YgfB family protein produces the protein MNQGPLNEEELEWLDDTLTQYGNDDSVLDVSELDGMLTAILSAPTMITLADWQAAVWGGEKQLPHWESAQEQQRFYDLCSQHMNDIAERLCHAPDQFDPLFGYREVDGNDYTIVEEWCFGYMRGVALSDWSTLPETLRTVLEAIALHGEEANIAKLEQMTEEEYETSQAAIGPAALELHRYWKAQPQSETKTVH, from the coding sequence ATGAATCAAGGGCCGCTAAACGAAGAAGAACTGGAATGGCTGGATGACACGCTCACTCAGTACGGTAATGATGATTCTGTGTTGGATGTTTCTGAATTAGACGGGATGCTGACGGCGATTCTCTCCGCACCGACCATGATCACACTTGCTGACTGGCAGGCCGCAGTGTGGGGCGGTGAGAAACAACTTCCTCACTGGGAAAGTGCGCAAGAACAACAACGCTTTTACGATCTCTGCTCTCAGCATATGAATGATATTGCAGAACGTCTGTGCCATGCGCCTGACCAGTTCGATCCGCTGTTTGGTTATCGCGAAGTTGATGGTAATGACTACACTATCGTCGAAGAGTGGTGCTTTGGTTACATGCGCGGCGTTGCGTTAAGCGACTGGAGCACCTTGCCAGAAACGTTGCGCACTGTGCTGGAGGCGATTGCCTTACATGGTGAGGAAGCCAATATCGCGAAGCTTGAACAGATGACCGAAGAGGAATATGAAACGAGCCAGGCAGCAATTGGTCCAGCTGCACTGGAATTACATCGTTACTGGAAAGCACAACCTCAATCTGAGACAAAAACGGTTCATTAA
- a CDS encoding glycosyltransferase: MSNKPFISVSIKTLNEAECIEKTIDSIQQQIAEYPHKIIVADSLSTDSTQQLASNKGVTVVSLTQPADRCCGVGHQLGYLYSEGEYLLLMDGDMELEKGFIDSAIAFLESHPEYAGVAGTVEMDEATNYEFKSRKQRLHEIYPVGDCDHLGGGGLYRRSAIEKIGYLTNLNLHAYEEAELGMRLVDAGYKLHRLNVPYFSHTSHDMPTLKLLIYRWNSGYNQAPGELLRSAWGKPYLRNAIKMVKNEVIFAIYLLLLLIAILTFNIDIIALALLPLMAFIILKTIKNRSLLNGLQSVLNLAVLSVGLLKGLTHSMRDPMTPPDSKVIQE, from the coding sequence ATGAGTAATAAACCCTTCATCTCCGTGAGTATTAAAACACTTAACGAAGCCGAATGTATTGAAAAAACGATTGATAGTATCCAGCAACAGATTGCTGAATATCCGCATAAAATAATTGTTGCCGATAGTTTATCCACCGACAGCACTCAGCAACTGGCCAGCAATAAAGGTGTCACCGTGGTGTCGTTAACGCAACCTGCGGACCGCTGTTGTGGCGTCGGGCACCAACTTGGCTATCTGTACAGCGAAGGGGAATATCTGCTGTTAATGGATGGCGATATGGAGTTGGAAAAAGGGTTTATCGATAGCGCTATTGCTTTTCTGGAAAGCCATCCTGAATACGCGGGCGTAGCGGGTACAGTGGAAATGGATGAAGCCACCAACTATGAATTTAAATCGCGTAAACAGCGGTTACATGAAATTTATCCCGTTGGGGATTGCGATCATTTAGGCGGCGGTGGCTTATATCGCCGCTCGGCAATAGAAAAAATTGGCTATCTGACTAATCTCAACCTTCATGCGTATGAAGAGGCTGAACTTGGGATGCGCCTGGTCGATGCTGGTTATAAATTACACCGCCTGAATGTGCCTTATTTCAGTCACACTTCACACGACATGCCAACACTCAAATTGCTTATCTACCGTTGGAACAGTGGATATAACCAGGCACCCGGCGAATTGTTGCGCAGCGCCTGGGGAAAACCCTATCTGCGAAATGCGATAAAAATGGTTAAAAATGAGGTGATTTTTGCGATTTATTTATTGCTATTACTGATTGCTATTTTGACCTTCAATATCGACATTATTGCGCTGGCTTTGCTGCCGCTGATGGCATTTATTATCCTAAAAACGATTAAAAATCGATCATTACTTAATGGCTTGCAAAGTGTACTTAATTTAGCCGTGCTTTCCGTCGGATTACTCAAGGGACTGACTCACTCGATGCGGGATCCAATGACTCCACCCGACAGCAAAGTCATTCAAGAATAG
- a CDS encoding glycosyltransferase family 4 protein: MTKKITVIGTRGIPDVLGGVETHCQNLYPAIKQQFDVDICVIARAPYVGYSKSQYKSIETVALWAPKKRSLEAIVHSVLAAFKTCFDQSSIVHVHAIGPGLVVPLLRLLGKKVVFTHHGPDYERQKWGGIAKKALLLGEKFAVNYANEVIVISEVINQLIQKKHGRRDAHLIPNGVNIPPTFTPEIIHKTLDRYALKPKNYLVAVGRFVEEKGFHDLITAYQQSGVSEPLVLVGDADHPSDYSIRLKELAIKTPNVILTGFLKGDALKVVFSQAKLFIMPSYHEGLPIALLEAMSYSLPAVVSDIPANLEVGLPADAYFKVGNVIDLAEKMKERRVLTGADYSKFLQTYDWSEIARKTVGVYHSIDKSIG, from the coding sequence ATGACCAAAAAAATTACTGTTATCGGCACGCGTGGCATACCCGATGTGTTAGGGGGAGTGGAAACCCATTGCCAAAATCTTTATCCCGCCATCAAACAACAGTTCGATGTGGATATTTGCGTCATCGCTCGTGCGCCTTATGTTGGTTACAGTAAATCGCAGTATAAAAGTATTGAAACCGTGGCGCTGTGGGCGCCCAAAAAACGGTCGCTGGAAGCGATTGTTCATTCTGTTTTAGCGGCGTTTAAGACCTGTTTTGACCAATCCAGTATTGTTCATGTACATGCTATCGGGCCGGGTCTGGTCGTGCCACTGCTGCGCTTACTCGGCAAGAAAGTGGTGTTTACGCACCATGGCCCTGATTATGAACGCCAGAAGTGGGGCGGTATTGCAAAAAAGGCTTTACTGCTGGGCGAAAAATTCGCTGTAAATTATGCCAATGAAGTCATCGTTATTTCTGAAGTGATTAATCAGCTGATTCAGAAGAAACATGGCCGCAGGGATGCCCATCTTATCCCTAACGGTGTGAATATACCGCCAACGTTTACCCCTGAAATCATTCATAAAACACTCGACCGTTATGCCCTGAAGCCTAAGAATTATCTTGTTGCGGTGGGGCGTTTTGTGGAAGAGAAGGGGTTTCATGATTTAATTACGGCCTACCAACAATCCGGAGTATCCGAGCCGTTGGTTTTGGTCGGTGATGCGGACCATCCTTCCGACTACAGCATACGTCTGAAGGAATTAGCCATAAAAACGCCGAATGTCATTTTGACCGGTTTTTTAAAAGGTGACGCACTGAAAGTGGTATTTTCTCAGGCAAAGCTATTTATCATGCCTTCCTATCACGAGGGATTGCCAATCGCGCTGCTGGAGGCCATGTCATATTCGCTGCCCGCGGTGGTGAGTGATATTCCGGCAAATCTTGAAGTCGGGCTGCCAGCGGACGCCTATTTTAAGGTTGGTAATGTGATTGATTTAGCAGAAAAAATGAAGGAGAGACGCGTGTTAACTGGCGCGGATTACAGTAAATTTCTGCAAACCTATGACTGGAGTGAAATTGCCAGGAAAACAGTAGGTGTCTACCATTCAATAGATAAATCAATAGGTTAA
- a CDS encoding polysaccharide biosynthesis/export family protein: MKIMKLWAFLLFTVLLAGCSASQPPLMDNPDAESTEYLLDSGDTVSIAVYGEPEMTMKFIIDKSGSINFPYIGKVTLKGKTPDQVSADLTGRLGPDYLQNPMVTVNIAEFRKFYVSGEVKIPNGFAWEPELTVEKSIAMAGGFTDRADREDISIRLAGTNQLLENVDVRHTVHPGDIVIIGMGFF, from the coding sequence ATGAAAATAATGAAACTCTGGGCATTTTTATTATTCACTGTGCTTTTGGCTGGATGTTCAGCCTCTCAGCCTCCACTCATGGATAATCCTGATGCTGAATCAACGGAATATCTACTCGATTCAGGTGACACCGTCAGTATTGCTGTGTACGGAGAACCTGAGATGACGATGAAGTTTATTATCGATAAAAGTGGATCGATAAATTTCCCTTATATTGGGAAGGTCACCCTAAAAGGAAAAACGCCCGATCAGGTGAGTGCCGATCTCACGGGTCGCCTGGGCCCGGATTATCTGCAAAATCCGATGGTCACCGTCAATATCGCTGAATTCCGTAAATTCTATGTTTCAGGTGAAGTGAAGATCCCTAATGGTTTTGCCTGGGAACCTGAGCTCACGGTAGAAAAATCTATTGCAATGGCAGGAGGTTTCACCGACAGAGCGGATCGCGAAGATATTAGTATCCGCCTCGCGGGTACCAACCAATTGCTTGAGAACGTGGACGTAAGACACACCGTTCACCCCGGTGATATCGTTATAATTGGCATGGGCTTCTTCTAA